The genomic stretch CGCTTATCTTCAATCACACGTCATTCGGCTTTTTCCGCTGGTGTCTCCTGCTCAATCCTACAGGCATCGGCGATGAGCGAGCGGAACCACTGATGAGCGGGGCGGGTATGAACCCGTTCATGCCAGACAAGTTTGTAGACCAGTCTCTCGGTTTCGAATGGAAGCTCGCGGACGACCAGTCGATGCTGGTTGACCAGGGTCTGGCCATGCCCTCTGAGAAACCCGCCGGGTACACACGTTAGCAGATCGCTTCCCGCGACGATTCGCAATGCATCGACGAAGTGATTGACGACCACCGAGATTGATCTCGTCTTCCCGTGCAGGCTCAGCCAGCCATCAATGACACCAAGGTCCATTCCGGAGGGCGTCACCAGCACGTGCGAACCAGAAACGAATTGCTCAAGGCTCATTTCCTGGCGCAGTGGGTGTCCTGAATTCATCACGCACACATAGTGGTCTGTCCCAAGTCCCTGCACATGGATATCTCGCGGAAGCGCCGGAAACATTCCGATGGCGCAGTCGAGCGTGCCGCGCTCAATTGCCTCAAGAGAACTCGCATTGGTGTGAAAGGAAAATGCCACCCGGGCAAAGGGCGACAACGAATGAAGCTTTAGTGATATGTCGCTGACAGCTTCGCCAGCGAGGCTGTCCGTCACTGCAATCCGAAAGCTGGTCGGGTCCGTGCGTGGATCGAAGCGCGCTGGCGCGATGGACGTCCGGACCACTGCCAGTGCGCGATGAAGCTCGGGCCAGATGGCCAGCATCCTGGCGGTCGGTTGCACGCCGTCCGCGGCTTTGAGGAAAAGCTGGTCCCCTGTCAGGGCCCGGGCTCGCCTAAGCGCGTTGCTGACGGCCGGCTGGCTCATCGACAGGCTGGCTGCGGCGCGCGTCACGTTGCGCTCCAGCATGATGGCCTCGATGACGACGAGGAGATTCAGATCGAGACGCATGATTATTCACCTGAGTGATGACCGTCCCCCCTAAATCTGAATTAGACGGCCTAGCCCTTTTGGGCAATTATTGCGGACAACAGCCAGCACCGAGCGCGCGGCTCTAACCGACGACCGTTCCAATATATCACCAGGATTCGTCCCATGAATGACACTCAAACCGTTGACGCAGTGCCGAAACTGACCGGGAAGATTAGTGCTGACCGTATCCGTATGTTCCGCACACCCCGCCCTCCCCAAGGACTGATCGAAAAGTTCAAGCGAATCGCGGACGCCACCAGCGTCATCGCCGACGTGATGGACGAGATGGGCATCACCGGCGCCATCGGCGCTTCGGTTCTGAAGCCCACGCTGCCGCACGCCTGCATCGTCGGGCCGGCGCTGACCGTGCGTAATGTCATGCAGCGTGAGCACGTTTACGAGACGGCCCGTCGCCAGGTGAACCGAATGGCGGAGTTCGAGGCACACAACCTGGCATTGCCGGGCGACATCGTTGTGATCGATGGTGTTGCCGGCGTATCTAACATGGGCGGCATTTCTGCTCAGACGGGCAAGCGCCAGGGCGAGGCGGGCGCGATCGTCTCCGGTGGCATCCGTGATGTCGGGCATTCGCGTCGCGCCGATTATCCGATCTGGGCTACCGAGATTACCCCGGTCACGGGGAAATGGCGCATCGAAACCGTGGAGATCAACGGCGACATCCAGATCTCCGGCGTCCGTGTCTCGCCCGGCGATATTGTCGTCGCAGATGAAACGGGGATTTGTTTCATCCCGATCGCACGGGCGGAGGAGGTGGCGGAGCGCGCGCTGGCGAAAGCCAACTTCGAACTCGAGAAGTGCCTGGCTATTGACGCAGGTACCGCCGTCGCCGATCTGCCGAGCAAAGAGTGAACTTCATGACCAACCAATTTCCGAGACTGCGGGTCGCAATCCTCGACGACTATCAGGATGTTGTGCGTACGCTCGACTGCTTCAGTACGCTGCAGGGCCACGATATTACCGTCTGGAACGATGCCGTAGCGGATATCGATGTGCTGGCCGGGCGACTGGCCGATGCCGACGTGCTGGTGCTGCTGCGCGAGCGGACGAGAGTAGACGAAGCGCTGCTAAACCGCCTGCCGAATCTCAAGCTGATCAGCCAGAACGGGCACGTACCGCATATCGATCTCGCTGCATGCACACGCCACGGCGTCCTTGTCTCCTCGGCGCTGACGCAGCGCCCGTCCTACCCGACTGTGGAGTTCACCTGGGGGCTGATTCTGGCGGCGATGCGCAACATCCCGCTCGAAAGCGCGGCCCTGCGCCAGGGCGTATGGCAGAGCACGGTTGGGCTCGGCTTGCGCGGGCGCACGCTCGGGATCTATGGCTTTGGCCGGCTCGGTTCGATGGTTGCACGCATCGGCGTCGCATTCGGCATGGAGTTGCTGGTCTGGGGCCGACAGGGGTCTCTGGACCGGGCGAAGGCAGAAGGCTTGCCGGTCGCTACGAGTAAAGAGGCGCTTTTTGAGCAATCAGATGTGCTCACCCTGCACCTGCGCCTGAATGCAGAAACAGCAGGCCTGATCGGCGCCGACGAGCTCGCCCGGATGAAGCCCACCGCACTGCTGGTCAACACGAGTCGCGCGGAGCTCATCAAACCGGGAGCGCTGGTTGCCGCCCTGCGCGACGGTCGGCCCGGTAAAGCGGCTGTCGACGTGTTCGAGCACGAGCCGTTGACCGATCCATCCGACTCCTTGCTGTTGCAGCCGAATGCCCTGTGTACACCACATCTCGGCTACGTCGAGCGCGACAACTATGAATTTGCCTACGGGAACGCCTTCGAACAGATCGTGGCCTTCTCCAAGGGCGCACCGATCAGCGTCCACAATCCGGACGTGCTGAAACAGGAGCATCAATGAACCTCGAACTTGACGGGAAAGTAGTTCTGATCACAGGCGGCAGCAAAGGTATCGGTCTCGCCTGCGCACGGGCATTCGGGAAGGAGGGCGCCCGTGTGGTGATCGTGTCGCGCAGTGCGGAGAACCTTGGCGCCGCCCAGGCCGCGCTCGCAGCAGAAGGCGTCGACGTCACCCCGATCACGGCAGATCTTTCCAGAAGCGCGGCGGCCGAACGCGCCGTGATTGCGGTCGAAGAGCAGGTCGGATCCATCGCTATGCTAATCAATTCGGCAGGGGGCGCGGTGCGCGTGCCGCCGGGCGAACTGACACCCGACAAATGGCGCGTTGCAATGGACGCCAAGTTCTTCACGTATATGAATGTGATGGATTACGTCCTGCCACGCATGGTCGCCCGTGGTGCCGGCTCGGTTGTCAACATCATCGGCACGGGAGGCAAGGTCGCTTCACCGATCCACATTCCGGGTGGCGCAGCGAATGCAGCCCTGATGCTGGCTTCGGCGGGTCTCGCTGCAGCCTGGGGACATGCCGGCATCCGCGTCAATGTCATCAACCCTGGCGCCACGATGACCGGCCGGGTGCAGATGTCACTGGAGGCGGAATCAAGAGCGACAGGCAGTTCGCCCGAAGAC from Paraburkholderia hospita encodes the following:
- a CDS encoding LysR family transcriptional regulator, whose translation is MRLDLNLLVVIEAIMLERNVTRAAASLSMSQPAVSNALRRARALTGDQLFLKAADGVQPTARMLAIWPELHRALAVVRTSIAPARFDPRTDPTSFRIAVTDSLAGEAVSDISLKLHSLSPFARVAFSFHTNASSLEAIERGTLDCAIGMFPALPRDIHVQGLGTDHYVCVMNSGHPLRQEMSLEQFVSGSHVLVTPSGMDLGVIDGWLSLHGKTRSISVVVNHFVDALRIVAGSDLLTCVPGGFLRGHGQTLVNQHRLVVRELPFETERLVYKLVWHERVHTRPAHQWFRSLIADACRIEQETPAEKAE
- a CDS encoding D-2-hydroxyacid dehydrogenase family protein; this encodes MRVAILDDYQDVVRTLDCFSTLQGHDITVWNDAVADIDVLAGRLADADVLVLLRERTRVDEALLNRLPNLKLISQNGHVPHIDLAACTRHGVLVSSALTQRPSYPTVEFTWGLILAAMRNIPLESAALRQGVWQSTVGLGLRGRTLGIYGFGRLGSMVARIGVAFGMELLVWGRQGSLDRAKAEGLPVATSKEALFEQSDVLTLHLRLNAETAGLIGADELARMKPTALLVNTSRAELIKPGALVAALRDGRPGKAAVDVFEHEPLTDPSDSLLLQPNALCTPHLGYVERDNYEFAYGNAFEQIVAFSKGAPISVHNPDVLKQEHQ
- a CDS encoding RraA family protein, translated to MNDTQTVDAVPKLTGKISADRIRMFRTPRPPQGLIEKFKRIADATSVIADVMDEMGITGAIGASVLKPTLPHACIVGPALTVRNVMQREHVYETARRQVNRMAEFEAHNLALPGDIVVIDGVAGVSNMGGISAQTGKRQGEAGAIVSGGIRDVGHSRRADYPIWATEITPVTGKWRIETVEINGDIQISGVRVSPGDIVVADETGICFIPIARAEEVAERALAKANFELEKCLAIDAGTAVADLPSKE
- a CDS encoding SDR family oxidoreductase translates to MNLELDGKVVLITGGSKGIGLACARAFGKEGARVVIVSRSAENLGAAQAALAAEGVDVTPITADLSRSAAAERAVIAVEEQVGSIAMLINSAGGAVRVPPGELTPDKWRVAMDAKFFTYMNVMDYVLPRMVARGAGSVVNIIGTGGKVASPIHIPGGAANAALMLASAGLAAAWGHAGIRVNVINPGATMTGRVQMSLEAESRATGSSPEDILRQNIKRIPLGRYANPEEVADAALFLASARASYVTGASLTMDGGLTPLVV